GACTTCAAATCAATCTACTGCGCCAGCACTCAGGCAAGAACTGAACATTTTCTTTGGCGATACGTTGGGTGATAAAAACACTGCTGCGAGGACTCGCCTGCGTTTCATGGGGCTTAGATGTGCAGCTTTTAACAGTGAACATAGGGGTAGAAATAGAAGCCGGTCCAGAACGGCAGGGCAGATACTAGCCTCCCAGGCACTGGACATCACCCGGAGTCTCATTGTCGAGGGCGTGGTGGCCGAGCGTATTTCGTATCACGACAGCGTGGTGCTCTTTGAAAACTTTGACGCTTCCCTTCAGGGGCTCGTAAAAGCCTGTAGAGAAGCGCCCGAATCTCGGTATGTCGATAATCTGCCGCAAGATCTCCGGTTTGCGATAGGGGCGCCGGGTGCCTGATCGGTGATCGGGACGATAGGCCTCTTTTTCGTTAAGACTCGCGCACCGGTGGCAAGGTGCAAGCCCGACGCAGACTCCATCGTTGAAGTCTGCGTTTTCGCATTCAGGACTTGCTGAAGAAAACTCGCTATTCGGGAGTTTTACGAACTGGGAGATAACTCGCTAGCCGCCTGCGAAGGTTTCAAATACGGGCCGATTTCAGCGGCAAACTGATCCACGGCCGCATCGATGCCGTGTTTCAGCTTTACCGTTGCTTGTTCAATTTCTGCCGTGGCAGCGGGGCCGGGGATGAAGCGAATTTGCATGGCTTCGCGCAGAACAGGTGGTCCAATGTCGGCTTCGGCCTCAACTGGCGCGTCGAATAGCGCTGGAGCAGTCATCAACTCAAGTATCAGCCTGGATTCCTTCAACGCATCTTCTTCAGCCTTGCGCTGAGCAAATGCCAATGCTGCCGCTTCCACCTGTTGCTCCGCGAACTGACGAGCAGCAGCCTGGGCGGCCAGACGAGCAGCCTCTTCCGCCTGACGCTGAGCCAACTGACGCGCCGCTTCTTCTGCCTGGCGCTGAGCCAATTGGCGAGCAGATTCTTCCGCCCGCTGTTGGGCCAGCCTTTGCGCTGCTTCTGCTGCCTGGCGTTGCGCCAGCTGTCTCGCCGCTTCCTCCGATTGGCGCTGGGCCAGTTGTTGGGCGGCCTGCGCCAGTTGAGTCTGAACGACTGCCGTCTGGTTCAGGAAGTTTTCCAAAAACCACGCGCCTTCACTTGCGAGCATTTGGGGGCGTATGTGTGCAAGGCTCGGGGCTACTAACGTCGGATCGATCGTCCCGCCGGCAACGAAGTTGAAATCTTCCACAGTCAAATGTGGAGAGAACCCTTCATAAGCGGCAGGAAGCGACGCCAGCTTGACGCCTCTCAAGTGCCCGGCGACGTCTCGGTATCTGCCTACAATCTGAAGTTCAGACATACCAGCCGTAGCCCCTAAATGCGCTGCAATTTCGCTTTGAAGCGCATGGGGGAGTTGTTGTAGAAAAGCTATGTAGCTACTCATTATTTGTCGTTCTTTCGAATTTTAGTGATTATTTAATTTTGCAGAATTTCAATCATTACGGCATGGGCTTAAATCCGGGCTTTCCGTTTTCTGCGCGCCACTCTTTGATTGTCTTTACAATTCCCTCAGGAGAGTCATCCGCTGACTTTTTCGGATAGTAAATAAGGTCTGAGCCGTCGGGATGCTCACCTAGTCTTTCAAACTCTAAAATTGCCTTACCATGTTGATGCTGCGTACGATAATCGGCGCTGCATATCTTTTTTACGAGTTCCAGAAACTCCAGCTCAGTAATGTCTTCGATTGACTGATACCTTTGCATTAGTGACTCTCCTTATTACGGAATTCACCATGAATTTTATCGTGGTTAGCAGGGCTGTTAAATCCCAGATTGTCGACGCCGTAAACGTCTCCGCCTTGCGAGATAGGCCAGATGTGATGGATTTCATACCATATCCTGCCCCCCTTTTCGCTCATCCCTTGGGGCTATTGGCGCCTTGCCTTGCTTAATGAGCTCAATATTTCTTTCGTTCATACCGCTAATTATTTCTGGATGCTTGGACATCTCCCGCCAGATAGCACGCTTCAAATTTTTAAACTCAGCGTACTGTCGATCCCGCAACGCATCGGCCACGACAGAAGGTATAGGCGACCCGAGGTTTTTTGACGCGCTCACCTGCCAATCTGAATCAATGATTCCACCCACGCCGCTGACGATGCCAGGTAAGTATCGTGGGCTTTTAAACAGCGCATATACCCGTGGAAGACCCGAGTCAGCCGGGAATACGATGATGTAGTCATCGAAATCCACTTGATCGTAAGTCGGGAATGCACCTAACTCAGTTGATACGGGGGATACATTTTTCCCTGGATCGACTGGAAGGACCGGCCTTTCGCTCGGTGAGTATGTAGAACTGCTATCTGGTGTGATAGCAGGCGTCCAGACCAAAGAAGGGCCTGATTCACCGTCGCGAGTGAATGCGTATGTCTTACTAGCAGGGTTGAACACAAGCGAACGGACGCGAACCTTGGTGCCAATATTTACACCGTCGGTTTCCGCCCAGACAGCCTTGGCTTCGCCGTCCGACTCTTCGAAATTGAGTCGATGGGTGACATCTATCGTGCCGCCACGACTGGCTATGAAATCAAGATCTACATCTGAGGGGATGCCCAATGCTGAAGCTGAAGTTGCCAAGGCGGCTGGCGGCATCTCCCCACTGCCCAACTCCGTAGGATAAAACGAAGCGATGTGCGGCAGCGTTCTGGCGAACGTTTTCATCGCTTGCCTTACGAATAGCTTTTTTGCGATCTCCGTCGCTTTGTCTCTAGCGGTTGGAACTTCCTGAGTGGGGATGCTCGGACCTGCAACTATCGACCAAAGCCGGCTTAATTCAGAAGCCTGTCGTATCGAAAGATCATCGCTGTTTTTTGATTGATTACTCAGCTCGTTCTGTATGGCCCATACTTGCTCAGCATAGGATTTAGAAAGTAATTCGGACCTCTCATTAAGGTACTCTTCTGACTCGGAGAGTAACAATACATCCAGCGCATCGTCATATGCTGCGGTCCACGCTGTATGCACTTGATAGGCCTGTTCGGCGGTCGTGCTGCGGGACAGTAATATTGCCTTGTATTGTTCGGCGTCAATGCCTCGCGGGTCGGCTCCGGCAAATGAATTGGCACTGTGTATTTTCTGCGCCCGCAAATCCGATTTTTGCGCAATCAGATAGTTGACCCGCGCCTTTTCTTTCAGAATAGCTTCGAGCAGTTGCTGCCCGGTGCCTGAAGGCACTGGTACATCTGCTTGAACTTGTGATTGCAGAAGTTCGGCCAATGCAGCTCTGGCACTGGAGTGTTTCTGCTCAAGATCTGCTCGTACTGCGGGCTGTGCTTGCGAAAGCGAATCCACCGCTCGGCGATGAGCTGCTTGCACGCGTTCGCGTTCAGCTTGAGCCTGGGCAGCGGCCCTGACCTGAGCCTCTGCATCCGCCCTTGCTTGGGCTTCTGCGTGAGCTCTCGCCTGTGCTTCAGCATGTGCCCGAGCCTGTGACTCAGCGGCGGATCTTGCCTCTGCTTCACGTCGCGCCTGTGCCGCTTGCTCGGCTTGAGCAGCAGCCTGCGCCTGAGCCGCAGCTTGATGGATAGCATCTTGTTGTTGCTGCCGCGCCTCGTTTTCCCGGCGTAATTTGTCCGCTAAGCGGAGTCGACGTCTTTTGGAACCAGAGAGCGTTCCTGGGCGGGCGCCTTCGCCGCGTCCACTTCCTCCCCCTCCGAAGCCAATATTCCAACTTTGGCGAGACGATCCAGCACCGCCCCGCGTTTGGTCGGACGAGCCTAGGTCTGGTAGTAAGTCCTTCCCTACTGGAATCCCACGTGTGACATGAATACTTTTTCCTTCTTGGTCACTCATACAGTTTCTCCTTATTAGCTGTATGGCGACGACATAATATAAATTCTGGAAATATTACAATCCGTCAACGGCATATTCGTGCGCTACAGATTTAACTATTTGTGTATAAAAATAGTCTCTTTAGATAATGAGTAACTTCTTAATCAACACAAAGCTAGACGATAATAAAAAGCCTCGCCAAATGGTGAGGCTTTCAATTAACTAATAATAACTAAATAACCCTCACCACAACCTTGCCAACCGCCTTCCTCATCCCCAAAGAATTTATCGCGTCTCCCGCCTGATCCAGCGGATAAACCTTGGACACCAACGGCTTCAACTTCCCTTCTGCAAACCACTTAAACAACTGCCCAAAGTTCGCCGCATTGTCCTGAGGTTGCCGCTGCGCAAAAGATCCCCAGAACACGCCCACCACCGAAGCGCCTTTGAGCAGCGCCAGGTTCACTGGTAGTTCCGGAATGCGCCCACTGGCAAATCCAACCACTAACAGTCGACCGTTCCATGCGATGGAGCGCACGGCCAGGTCGAAGAGGTCGCCGCCGACCGGGTCGTAAATGACGTCCACGCCGTTGCCGTTGGTGATGCGTTTGAGTTCTTCCTTGAGGTTGGTTTCGGTGTAGTTGATCAGTACGTCGGCGCCCGCATTTTTAGCGATTTCGAGCTTGTCGGCGCTGCTGGCGGCGGCGATGACGCGGGCGCCCATGGCTTTGCCGATTTCCACGGCAGCCAGGCCTACACCGCCGGAAGCACCTAAAACCAACAACGTTTCGCCCGGCTGCAAGTTAGCGCGTTGTTTAAGTGCGTGCATTGAAGTGCCATAGGTCATGCTGAAAGCGGCGGCGGTGTTGAAGTCCATGCCTTCGGGAATAGGCAGGACGTTGTAAGCAGGCACCGCGACCTGCTCGGCAAAGCTTCCCCAGCCAGTGAGGGCCATGACCCGGTCACCGACTTTTAAATCACTGACCTTTTCACCCACCGCAGCAATCACGCCCGCCGCCTCGCCGCCGGGCGAGAACGGGAAGGGCGGCTTGAATTGGTATTTACCCTCGATGATCAGTGTGTCCGGAAAGTTGACCCCGGCAGCGTGGACGTCCAGCAGGACCTCATTTTTCTTCGCGACGGGGCTCGCGACATCTTCCAGCACCAGGTTCTCGGCGGGACCAAAGGCTTTGCAGAGCACAGCTTTCATCGGGACTATTCCTTTTCCTGTGATGGCCGATAAGTGTATGTAGAGCGGTTGCCGGGTCAATGAGCATGGCCGGGCCTGATAAGCGTGCATAAGTTGAAGTAAGCTGTGGCGCACATACAGAGTGAGGAGTGGAGTGTGAAAGCGTGGATTCTGATGTTGCTGGCCTTATCTTTGCCGGCGCTGGCGCAGGCCGAAGAAGGCGGTAAGGAAGAAGATGTGAACAAGGTGGCCTATGTGGCTCTGACGCCGCCGCTCGTGGGTAACTACGCGCTGGATGGCGGCCCCAAGCTGCACGTCTATAAGGCTGATGTTGCGCTGCGTGTCACCGGCGCCGAAGCTCAGAAGGCGGTGAAGGCCAATGAGCCGCTCATTCGTAACCAACTGGTCGCGCTGTTTACTCAGCAAACCATGGACAGCATGAGCAACGTCGACTCCAAGGAGAAGTTGCGTCAGGAGGCGTTGAAGCAGGTTCAGCAAATAATGAACGATGAGACTGGCAAGCCTGTGGTCGAGGATCTGCTGTTCAATAACTTCATCGCGCAGTAATGGCATTGGCATTTAGGCAGGCGCGCGTTCCACTTGGGCTGGTGGTGACTTCAGCGCAAGCACCCCGGCCCATTGCTCCTCGGTCACAGGCATGACGGAAAGCCGGCTGCCTTTTTGCACCAGTGGCATTTGCTCAAGCACAGCCTGCTTCTTTAGCAGCCCCAGGCTCAGTACGCTGGGGAATGCTTCGACGAAGGCGACATTGATGGCGCTCCACGGGTTTTTGTCTTTGCTGGCTTTGAGATCGAAGTAATGGCTCTCTTTGTCCAGAGAAGTGGGGTCGGGGTATGCGGCTTCGACGATTTTGCCGATCCCTGCGATACCCGGCTCCGGGCAGCTTGAGTGATAGAAGAAAAACCGGTCCCCGACAGACATCGTGCGCAAGAAGTTACGTGCCTGATAATTGCGAACGCCGTCCCATCGAGCTTCGCCCAGCGTTTGAAGGTCGCTGATGGAAAACTCGTCGGGCTCGGATTTCATCAACCAATAGGCCATCTTTTTTTACTCCTCAAGAGCGATTGGACAGGTTGTCCTACGCTTTTATGACAAAGCGACGGTCGGTTGGCGCCAGCATTTGCGTGAGCGGGCAGGTTGCCGCAGAATGCGCGCATTTTAAGCGGTACCTCGTTTTCGGCCTTTATCAAAGAGCCGTCACCGTTAGTTTTGATGCGCCGAAGGGGGGCAGTCAATGAAACGCAAGCCGGATTTATTGTGGATATTGGTCATTTTGTTCGGCTTGGGTATCGTGACCACAGGCTACGCACAGAGCCTTTGGGCAGCCAAGGCAGATGCACCTGTTGAAATCTCTCAGCAGCAGCCCAAGCAAGGCCATCGCTGATCCCGGCTGACTGACACAATCTTGTTGCAGCGCAATTACCTCATTTCCTAGCCGCCATATACCAATGCCTGTCGGAAACCGTGCCCTGTAGCGGTACGTCCCAACTCGCTTGCGCCAGCCTCCCGACCTTCTGACACTCATGCGCCAGTCCAAGCAGCACGGGCTTGCGCCATGCTTTTCTGCGGGCTAGATACGCCAGGCTGCGGTCGTAAAACCCGCCGCCCATACCAAGCCGTCCGCCCTCTTCGTCAAATCCAACCAGCGGCATCAAAATCAGATCGAGCGCCCAGATCTTGCGTTGCCTGCGCGCATTGATATCTGGTTCGGGAATGCGAAAGCGGTTTGGCCGAAACTTCTCTCCTGGACGCACTCGCTGAAAGACCATTTTGGTCCTTGGCCATGCACTCAGTACCGGCAAATAAGTGGCTTTGCCTCGGCGCTGTGCCTCTCGCAGCAGAAAGCGCGGATCGATTTCGCCATCCATCGGCAAATAAAGCGACACGTGTCGTGCGCGCCTGAACAAGGGGTCTTGAGCCAGTTGGCGGTAAACGCCACGTGCCGCTGCGCGTTGTTGTGCAGGCGACAGAGAGCGTCGAGCCTTGCGTAGCAGGCGACGCAGGTGAGGACGTGAGAGTGAGGACGGGTCGGTCAGGTCAGCAGAGCCGGAGGAGGTCATGCGGGCTGGTCCGTAATAGGTGAGACGGTGAGGTTTTTAGCGTGGATGCTGAAGGTGCGAGCGTGTCGCGAGCCCACCGCCAGACGGGGCGCCTGGCGATGGGTAGAAGGTTCGAGACTCCCCGACGAACCGCTGTCGGTGTAGCCCTTGAACCCGAAAGTTCAAGGTGGAGATTGCAGGAGGTTTTAAGGCTTTCCGGCGAGCGGACATGCACACCAACCCCAACGTGCAACCCCCGTGGTTGTGCGTATCGGCTCAGGGACATGACCGACTGGCAAGCACTCCAGGGAGCGGTGTCAGTATACCCAAACCGTTGGCAAGTATCAGCCTTGTGGTTTTTCCGGATCCGTGGCAAGGACCAGATCCACACGTTCCAGTAGATCCCTTACCTGCTCTCGCGTGGAACCGTTGGTCTGCAACTCAGGAACGTCCTGTTTGTGCAGCAAGTCATGAGTGATGTTCAGAGCAGCCATCACCGCGATACGGTCGGCGCCGATGACCTTGCCGCTGCTGCGGATCTCACGCATTTTGCCGTCCAGGTAGCGGGCTGCGCTCACCAGATTGGTGCGTTCTTCCTGGGGGCAAATGATCGAATATTCTTTGTCGAGGATCTGAACGGTGATGCTGTTGCCGTTGCTCATGTGTCTTGCTCCAGGGCCTTGAGGCGCGAAATCATTGACTCGACCTTTTGCCGGGCGATTTCGTTCTTTTCAATGAGGTGAGCGCGTTCCTCGCGCCAGGATTTTTCCTGAGCTAATAAGAGTGCGTTCTGGCTTTTTAGTTGCTCGACACGATTGATCAATAACTCCAGTCGAGCCATCAGCGCTTGCAGGTCGGTGTCTTCCATTGTTTTCCACTGGATACTTTCAGATGAGCGGCGCAAGAGCAGGGTAGGGTCGCCTCGACTCCGGTCGCCGATGCGCACCCCGATAGCTAGGGCGTGTCTGCCGGTGCTAGGATACAAGGCCTCCATTCTAGACATTGCGCCGCTTGGCGCCTAGTTGCCCATGCCCAAACAGAATTCCCCGTACAACGCGTTCGCGACCCTGCTCAATGGCAGCGGTCATCCTGTCTCTCCCGCCGAGCTGCATGGCCTGTTACTGGGCCGCAGCTGTGCAGGTGCCGGTTTCGAAGCAGAAGGCTGGTTCGCCGACGCTTCCATGCTGCTGGAAAAAGAGCCTGAGGATAACGTCCGTCAGGCCTTGATCGGCCTGCAAGAGATGGTCAACGGCGAATTGACCAGCGACGACATGACCGTCGTTTTGCTGCTGCCCGGCGATGACGAACCGCTACCCGACCGCGCCGCTGCGCTCGGCCAATGGTGTCAGGGCTTCCTCGCTGGCTTCGGTCTGGCCGGCGGCAACAACTCTTTGAGCCCGGAAGCGTCCGAAGTGCTCCAGGATCTGGCAGCGATTGCTCAGGTTCAGGACGCACTTGAAGAGTCTGAAGACGGCGAAAGCGATTACATGGAAGTCATGGAATACCTTCGCGTTGCGCCGCTGCTGTTGTTCACCGAGTTCAACAAAAAAGCAGAACCTGAAGCCAAACCCTCTCTGCACTGATTGACCATCGTCGTCGCTCGTTCTTTGCTGCACATTCGCAGCGAAGGGCGAGACGCTCATCACAAGGGACCGCTCCTGCCCATGATCCACATCCCGAAAGCCGAATACGCTCGTCGCCGCAAAGCCTTGATGGCGCAGATGGAGCCCAACAGCATCGCCATTCTGCCGGCGGCTGCTGTCGCGATTCGAAACAGGGATGTCGAGCATGTGTATCGCCAGGACAGTGACTTTCAATATCTGAGCGGCTTTCCCGAGCCTGAGGCCGTGATCGTGCTGATACCCGGGCGCGAGTACGGCGAATATGTGTTGTTCTGCCGTGAGCGTAATCCGGAGCGCGAACTGTGGGACGGTTTGCGCGCCGGGCAGGATGGCGCGCTACGTGAATTCGGTGCCGATGATGCGTTTCCCATCACTGACATTGACGACATCCTGCCGGGCCTGATCGAAGGGCGCGACCGGGTGTATTCCTCGATGGGCAGTAACCCTGAATTTGATCGGCATGTCATGGAGTGGATCAACGTCATTCGCTCCAAGGCCAATCTCGGCGCGCAACCCCCGAAGGAGTTCGTCGCGCTCGACCATTTGCTGCACGACATGCGTCTCTACAAGTCGGCGGCTGAAGTAAAGGTCATGCGCAGCGCAGCGCAAATTTCTGCCCGCGCCCATGTGCGGGCCATGCAAGCCAGCCGCGCGGGGCTTTACGAGTTCAGCCTCGAAGCAGAGCTCGATTACGAATTCCGCAAGGGCGGCGCGAAAATGCCGGCCTATGGCTCCATCGTTGCTGCGGGCCGTAATGCCTGCATCCTGCATTACCAACAGAACGACGCGTTGCTTCGGGATGGCGATCTGGTGTTGATCGACGCCGGTTGCGAGATCGATTGCTACGCCAGCGACATCACGCGCACGTTCCCGGTGAGCGGCAAGTTTTCGGTCGAGCAAAAAGCTATTTACGAGCTGGTGCTCAAGTCGCAGGAAGCAGCGTTCGAGGCCATCGGCCCCGGCAAACACTGGAATCAGGCGCACGAAGCAACTGTTCGCGTTATCACCACCGGGCTGGTCGAACTGGGGCTGTTGCAGGGCAATGTGGATGAGCTGATCACCGCAGAGGCGTACAAGCCGTTTTACATGCATCGCGCCGGGCATTGGCTGGGAATGGACGTGCACGATGTCGGTGATTACCGGGTTGGTGGCGAGTGGCGCGTGCTGGAGCCCGGGATGGCGCTGACCGTTGAGCCGGGCATTTATATCTCACCTGACAATCAGAACGTCGCCAAGAAGTGGCGCGGGATCGGCGTAAGAATTGAGGACGATGTCGTGGTGACCAAAAGTGGATGTGAAATCCTTAGCAGCGGCGTGCCCAAATCCGTCGCTGAAATCGAGGCCCTCATAGCCGCAGCACGGCTGCAAGCCGCATGAGCCGTTTTAATCTGGCCATCGTGGGTGGCGGGCTGGTCGGCGCAAGCCTTGCGCTCGCTTTGCAGGCGGGAGCAAAGGCGCGGGGCTGGAAAATTGTGATGATCGAGCCCTTCGCACCGGGTGACAGCTATCAGCCAAGCTATGACGCGCGCTCATCTGCGTTGTCCTTCGGTGCCCGGCAGATTTACGAACGGCTCGGCCTGTGGCAACAGATCAGCCGTCGCGCCGAGCCGATTCTGCAGATCCAGGTCTCTGACAAAGGCCGCTTCGGTGCGGCCAACCTGTCGTCAATGCAGGAAGGTGTGCCCGCCCTTGGCTACGTGGTCGAAAACGCCTGGCTCGGCCAATGCCTGTGGCAAGGGCTGGACAAAGACGTGG
The DNA window shown above is from Pseudomonas sp. BSw22131 and carries:
- a CDS encoding energy transducer TonB family protein, which codes for MVRLGRKLCAFALCVLCTFDGLADEIFDEPELEYLRFEPPVFPASFRKPVYGSVRITYWVTRDGKLIDLDVEHSSHPEFERSVRQAVALWRFKPWTSNQSTAPALRQELNIFFGDTLGDKNTAARTRLRFMGLRCAAFNSEHRGRNRSRSRTAGQILASQALDITRSLIVEGVVAERISYHDSVVLFENFDASLQGLVKACREAPESRYVDNLPQDLRFAIGAPGA
- a CDS encoding bacteriocin immunity protein, with the translated sequence MQRYQSIEDITELEFLELVKKICSADYRTQHQHGKAILEFERLGEHPDGSDLIYYPKKSADDSPEGIVKTIKEWRAENGKPGFKPMP
- a CDS encoding S-type pyocin domain-containing protein, with product MSDQEGKSIHVTRGIPVGKDLLPDLGSSDQTRGGAGSSRQSWNIGFGGGGSGRGEGARPGTLSGSKRRRLRLADKLRRENEARQQQQDAIHQAAAQAQAAAQAEQAAQARREAEARSAAESQARAHAEAQARAHAEAQARADAEAQVRAAAQAQAERERVQAAHRRAVDSLSQAQPAVRADLEQKHSSARAALAELLQSQVQADVPVPSGTGQQLLEAILKEKARVNYLIAQKSDLRAQKIHSANSFAGADPRGIDAEQYKAILLSRSTTAEQAYQVHTAWTAAYDDALDVLLLSESEEYLNERSELLSKSYAEQVWAIQNELSNQSKNSDDLSIRQASELSRLWSIVAGPSIPTQEVPTARDKATEIAKKLFVRQAMKTFARTLPHIASFYPTELGSGEMPPAALATSASALGIPSDVDLDFIASRGGTIDVTHRLNFEESDGEAKAVWAETDGVNIGTKVRVRSLVFNPASKTYAFTRDGESGPSLVWTPAITPDSSSTYSPSERPVLPVDPGKNVSPVSTELGAFPTYDQVDFDDYIIVFPADSGLPRVYALFKSPRYLPGIVSGVGGIIDSDWQVSASKNLGSPIPSVVADALRDRQYAEFKNLKRAIWREMSKHPEIISGMNERNIELIKQGKAPIAPRDERKGGQDMV
- a CDS encoding NADPH:quinone oxidoreductase family protein, whose amino-acid sequence is MKAVLCKAFGPAENLVLEDVASPVAKKNEVLLDVHAAGVNFPDTLIIEGKYQFKPPFPFSPGGEAAGVIAAVGEKVSDLKVGDRVMALTGWGSFAEQVAVPAYNVLPIPEGMDFNTAAAFSMTYGTSMHALKQRANLQPGETLLVLGASGGVGLAAVEIGKAMGARVIAAASSADKLEIAKNAGADVLINYTETNLKEELKRITNGNGVDVIYDPVGGDLFDLAVRSIAWNGRLLVVGFASGRIPELPVNLALLKGASVVGVFWGSFAQRQPQDNAANFGQLFKWFAEGKLKPLVSKVYPLDQAGDAINSLGMRKAVGKVVVRVI
- a CDS encoding flagellar basal body-associated protein FliL; the protein is MKAWILMLLALSLPALAQAEEGGKEEDVNKVAYVALTPPLVGNYALDGGPKLHVYKADVALRVTGAEAQKAVKANEPLIRNQLVALFTQQTMDSMSNVDSKEKLRQEALKQVQQIMNDETGKPVVEDLLFNNFIAQ
- a CDS encoding EVE domain-containing protein, translated to MAYWLMKSEPDEFSISDLQTLGEARWDGVRNYQARNFLRTMSVGDRFFFYHSSCPEPGIAGIGKIVEAAYPDPTSLDKESHYFDLKASKDKNPWSAINVAFVEAFPSVLSLGLLKKQAVLEQMPLVQKGSRLSVMPVTEEQWAGVLALKSPPAQVERAPA
- a CDS encoding 5-formyltetrahydrofolate cyclo-ligase — its product is MTSSGSADLTDPSSLSRPHLRRLLRKARRSLSPAQQRAAARGVYRQLAQDPLFRRARHVSLYLPMDGEIDPRFLLREAQRRGKATYLPVLSAWPRTKMVFQRVRPGEKFRPNRFRIPEPDINARRQRKIWALDLILMPLVGFDEEGGRLGMGGGFYDRSLAYLARRKAWRKPVLLGLAHECQKVGRLAQASWDVPLQGTVSDRHWYMAARK
- a CDS encoding cell division protein ZapA, translating into MSNGNSITVQILDKEYSIICPQEERTNLVSAARYLDGKMREIRSSGKVIGADRIAVMAALNITHDLLHKQDVPELQTNGSTREQVRDLLERVDLVLATDPEKPQG
- a CDS encoding TIGR02449 family protein; translation: MEDTDLQALMARLELLINRVEQLKSQNALLLAQEKSWREERAHLIEKNEIARQKVESMISRLKALEQDT
- a CDS encoding YecA/YgfB family protein, yielding MPKQNSPYNAFATLLNGSGHPVSPAELHGLLLGRSCAGAGFEAEGWFADASMLLEKEPEDNVRQALIGLQEMVNGELTSDDMTVVLLLPGDDEPLPDRAAALGQWCQGFLAGFGLAGGNNSLSPEASEVLQDLAAIAQVQDALEESEDGESDYMEVMEYLRVAPLLLFTEFNKKAEPEAKPSLH
- the pepP gene encoding Xaa-Pro aminopeptidase, whose product is MIHIPKAEYARRRKALMAQMEPNSIAILPAAAVAIRNRDVEHVYRQDSDFQYLSGFPEPEAVIVLIPGREYGEYVLFCRERNPERELWDGLRAGQDGALREFGADDAFPITDIDDILPGLIEGRDRVYSSMGSNPEFDRHVMEWINVIRSKANLGAQPPKEFVALDHLLHDMRLYKSAAEVKVMRSAAQISARAHVRAMQASRAGLYEFSLEAELDYEFRKGGAKMPAYGSIVAAGRNACILHYQQNDALLRDGDLVLIDAGCEIDCYASDITRTFPVSGKFSVEQKAIYELVLKSQEAAFEAIGPGKHWNQAHEATVRVITTGLVELGLLQGNVDELITAEAYKPFYMHRAGHWLGMDVHDVGDYRVGGEWRVLEPGMALTVEPGIYISPDNQNVAKKWRGIGVRIEDDVVVTKSGCEILSSGVPKSVAEIEALIAAARLQAA